Proteins from a genomic interval of Ndongobacter massiliensis:
- the glyS gene encoding glycine--tRNA ligase subunit beta, producing the protein MSQYLLEIGVEEFPFRRIAATKEQLVQFFSEELKEEGLTAESLRCASTPRRFTLWAENIAPLDTAREEIVRGPAKRIAYDEAGAPTKALLGFLRSKGAQESDVFFETKGKDTYVFVRLQKKAISVAEVLARIVPKVIRRISNPRAMRWGGKNLQFLRPIRWFLSLLDDEVLPFDLEGIPVGRTTRGHRVLGSQNIVVAHNADYEALLEENYVIVDEEERRRRIVRGLNRLASEKGGEPLADEDLMNEVVSLVEYPTVFLGHIPTSYLTLPPEVLITPMKDQQRYFPVVDDRGKLLPLFLSVRNGDAYGLENVVKGNEKVLIPRLEDARFFYEQDLKKPLEAYEEALHGLVFHEGLGTMADKSDRLVSLVEEMGGDLSVGTGTVQNAMRAARLSKCDLVTHMVVEFTELQGTMGRLYAGCSGENDIVAQAIEEQYMPRYSGAPLPRSTAGTLLSLCDNIDTIAGLYAIGTEVSGSQDPFGLRRAAIGIIDIACASKLYIDFEAAFREAFVAYVEQFSLVFDYDETMKKIRGFFLGRLENKLRESGIRYDVAQAVLAAGPFDLCAWTQRAKVVQKHLDADGDARITTFVRVESLAEKASTTAWDSTVLQEEDRMLEHSMDRGEEVERALAAHRFADAWALLCEWMPTLDAYLDATMILVEDEALRNARLGMLGRVYECITQFLVPKEIVRQ; encoded by the coding sequence ATGAGTCAATATTTATTAGAAATCGGCGTGGAGGAGTTCCCCTTCCGACGCATTGCCGCAACCAAAGAACAGTTGGTACAATTTTTTTCCGAAGAATTGAAAGAAGAGGGACTCACCGCCGAATCGCTGCGCTGCGCAAGCACGCCGCGTCGATTCACGCTGTGGGCGGAGAATATTGCGCCATTGGATACCGCACGGGAGGAGATTGTGCGCGGGCCGGCGAAGCGCATCGCCTATGACGAAGCGGGGGCGCCGACGAAAGCGCTGCTCGGCTTTTTGCGCAGCAAGGGGGCGCAGGAATCGGATGTCTTCTTTGAAACCAAGGGGAAGGACACCTATGTTTTCGTGCGCCTGCAAAAAAAAGCGATCTCCGTTGCCGAGGTGCTTGCACGCATCGTTCCGAAGGTGATTCGCCGCATCTCCAATCCCCGCGCCATGCGCTGGGGCGGCAAAAACCTTCAGTTTCTGCGACCCATCCGTTGGTTTCTGTCCCTGTTGGATGATGAGGTGTTGCCGTTTGACTTGGAGGGCATTCCCGTCGGTCGGACGACGCGAGGACACCGTGTGCTCGGTTCGCAGAATATTGTTGTTGCACATAACGCGGATTATGAAGCGCTGCTCGAAGAGAATTACGTCATTGTCGATGAGGAAGAGCGTCGGCGCCGCATTGTGCGCGGGCTGAATCGCTTGGCAAGTGAGAAGGGCGGAGAGCCGCTTGCGGACGAAGATCTGATGAATGAAGTCGTCTCTTTGGTGGAGTACCCGACGGTCTTTCTAGGGCATATTCCGACGTCGTATCTGACGCTGCCGCCGGAAGTCTTGATTACGCCGATGAAAGACCAACAGCGGTATTTCCCCGTCGTCGACGATCGCGGGAAGTTGCTTCCGCTCTTTCTTTCCGTGCGCAATGGGGATGCATACGGTTTGGAGAATGTCGTAAAGGGCAATGAAAAAGTGTTGATTCCCCGGCTGGAAGATGCCCGGTTTTTCTATGAACAGGATCTGAAAAAACCGCTGGAGGCCTATGAAGAGGCCTTGCACGGGTTGGTGTTCCACGAAGGACTCGGGACGATGGCGGACAAATCGGATCGTCTGGTGTCGTTGGTCGAGGAAATGGGCGGAGATCTAAGCGTCGGCACCGGAACGGTGCAAAATGCGATGCGCGCCGCGCGGCTATCGAAATGTGATTTGGTGACGCATATGGTCGTGGAATTTACGGAATTGCAAGGCACCATGGGGCGTCTGTATGCCGGCTGCTCCGGAGAAAACGACATTGTTGCGCAGGCGATCGAAGAGCAATACATGCCGCGCTATTCGGGGGCGCCGCTTCCGCGTTCGACGGCAGGCACCCTGCTGTCGCTCTGTGACAATATCGACACCATTGCCGGCCTGTACGCGATCGGGACGGAAGTGAGCGGATCGCAGGATCCCTTCGGATTGCGCCGTGCCGCCATCGGCATCATTGACATCGCCTGCGCATCCAAACTGTATATTGACTTTGAAGCGGCATTCCGGGAAGCTTTTGTCGCCTATGTGGAGCAGTTCAGTCTCGTGTTTGACTATGATGAAACGATGAAAAAAATTCGCGGATTTTTCCTAGGCCGTTTGGAAAACAAGTTGCGGGAAAGCGGCATTCGCTATGATGTGGCACAGGCGGTGCTTGCGGCCGGTCCCTTTGATCTCTGTGCTTGGACGCAGCGCGCCAAAGTCGTACAAAAGCATCTGGACGCCGACGGCGATGCGAGGATCACAACCTTTGTCCGCGTGGAAAGTCTGGCGGAAAAAGCGTCGACCACGGCGTGGGATTCCACGGTTCTACAGGAAGAGGATCGGATGCTGGAACACAGTATGGATCGCGGCGAAGAAGTGGAAAGGGCGCTTGCGGCGCATCGGTTTGCAGATGCGTGGGCACTATTGTGCGAATGGATGCCGACGCTGGATGCCTATCTGGATGCGACGATGATTCTTGTCGAAGACGAAGCGCTGCGCAATGCACGCCTGGGCATGCTGGGGCGCGTTTATGAATGTATCACCCAATTTTTAGTTCCCAAGGAAATTGTTCGTCAGTAG
- the glyQ gene encoding glycine--tRNA ligase subunit alpha: protein MYFQELIERLEQYWRAQGCAVLEPYDIEKGAGTMNPNTFLRALGPEPWHVVYVEPSRRPADGRYGENPNRLYQHHQLQVLLKPAPENIQDLYLKSLETIGIDARIHDIRFVEDNWESPTLGAWGVGWEVWLDGMEITQFTYFQQVGGLSLEPESGEITVGLERIAMYLQGVDNVYDLQWNETLTYGDLFHMQEVEQSVYSFETADTDALKAAFSKYEEQARVQIGHHLIYPAYDFVLKCSHTFNVLDARGAIAVSERSHYIARVRDLSREVARAYIEKRKELNFPLLHRAESKEEV from the coding sequence ATGTATTTTCAGGAGTTGATTGAGCGGCTGGAACAGTACTGGCGCGCACAAGGCTGCGCTGTGTTGGAGCCGTATGATATTGAAAAAGGGGCGGGCACGATGAATCCCAATACGTTTTTGCGCGCATTGGGACCGGAGCCCTGGCATGTGGTTTATGTCGAGCCGTCGCGTCGACCGGCGGACGGACGCTATGGGGAAAATCCGAATCGCCTGTATCAGCATCACCAGTTGCAGGTTCTTCTCAAGCCGGCGCCGGAAAATATTCAGGATTTATACTTGAAAAGTCTGGAAACGATCGGCATTGATGCACGGATTCATGACATCCGTTTTGTTGAAGATAACTGGGAGTCTCCGACTTTGGGAGCATGGGGCGTTGGCTGGGAAGTCTGGCTCGACGGCATGGAAATTACGCAGTTCACTTATTTTCAACAGGTAGGCGGACTGTCACTGGAACCGGAATCCGGCGAAATCACGGTCGGATTGGAACGCATCGCCATGTATTTGCAGGGCGTCGACAATGTGTATGACTTACAGTGGAACGAGACGCTCACGTACGGCGATTTATTTCATATGCAGGAAGTGGAACAGTCGGTGTATTCTTTTGAAACCGCGGACACGGACGCCTTGAAAGCGGCGTTTTCCAAGTATGAGGAGCAGGCGCGGGTGCAAATTGGACACCACCTGATTTATCCTGCATACGATTTTGTTTTGAAATGTTCACACACTTTCAATGTGCTGGATGCCCGCGGCGCCATCGCCGTTTCGGAGCGCAGCCACTACATTGCGCGCGTGCGCGACTTGTCGCGTGAAGTGGCGCGTGCGTATATTGAGAAGCGGAAAGAATTGAACTTTCCCCTGTTGCATCGGGCGGAGTCGAAGGAGGAAGTATGA
- the recO gene encoding DNA repair protein RecO — MKNIRGIVLRAYDLRDSSRMLEILTNEGRVSVLCKGARRAKSRSLNLTEPYIEADFNLQAGRDLFYLKDGVLVAARLELREKIERLALAAASCDLLRAVLVEQPEPHLYAFLQAMLDACVSAQPEQTSALFCAYTLKLASLLGYRPALTRCVVCGTPVRAGIFDAAAGGMLCEDHAGVQKTDTWRMTSEALAFLWKVMGTPFAEIEAENLLRERRMAQMTARYFLYHTGISEPKSMELLKKLRYL; from the coding sequence GTGAAGAATATACGCGGGATTGTGCTTCGCGCTTATGACTTGCGCGATTCGTCCCGGATGCTGGAGATTTTGACGAACGAGGGGCGCGTGTCGGTATTATGCAAGGGAGCCCGTCGCGCAAAGAGCCGCTCGTTGAATCTGACGGAACCGTATATCGAAGCGGATTTCAATCTGCAGGCGGGGCGCGATCTTTTTTATTTGAAAGACGGCGTACTAGTGGCGGCACGTTTGGAATTGCGCGAAAAAATTGAACGACTGGCGTTGGCGGCGGCATCTTGTGATTTGCTGCGCGCCGTGCTGGTTGAACAGCCAGAGCCGCATCTCTATGCGTTTCTTCAAGCTATGTTGGATGCCTGTGTGTCGGCGCAACCGGAACAAACATCGGCTCTTTTTTGTGCGTATACGTTAAAATTGGCGTCCCTCCTCGGGTACCGACCCGCATTGACGCGCTGCGTGGTCTGCGGCACGCCTGTGCGTGCGGGCATTTTTGATGCTGCCGCTGGCGGAATGCTGTGCGAAGACCATGCGGGCGTGCAAAAGACGGATACGTGGCGCATGACGAGCGAAGCATTGGCTTTTTTGTGGAAAGTTATGGGCACGCCGTTCGCGGAAATCGAGGCGGAAAATTTACTCCGAGAACGGCGCATGGCCCAAATGACGGCGCGTTATTTTCTATATCACACGGGCATTTCCGAGCCGAAATCCATGGAATTATTAAAAAAATTGCGGTACTTATGA
- the era gene encoding GTPase Era, with amino-acid sequence MNESYHSGFCAVIGRPNVGKSTLLNQLIGQRISIISEKAQTTRNRIRLIYTDARMQIVFLDTPGIQQPKNELGEAMLRLSKGALDGADLIILVVDTEAYGGRLDAMIDEVLESVSGIPVLLALNKIDRVSEEIVRERCAFYEKKGRLSGVCPISAAEGTGVPELLNKIYEFLPPGPQYYPEEMITDRPERFVVAEFIREQCLHALREEIPHGIYVSIEQMKKRPDRDFYDIDATIVVEKDSHKGMVIGKGGAMLRHIGTEARRAIEPMLGARVNLQLWVKVEKNWRKKKKKVDDFGFEG; translated from the coding sequence ATGAACGAAAGCTATCACTCCGGATTTTGTGCGGTCATCGGGCGTCCGAATGTCGGAAAGTCCACGCTGCTCAATCAATTGATTGGACAGCGCATTTCGATTATTTCCGAAAAGGCGCAGACGACGCGCAACCGCATTCGCCTGATCTACACGGATGCGCGTATGCAGATTGTCTTTTTGGACACGCCGGGAATTCAGCAACCGAAAAATGAATTGGGCGAAGCCATGCTGCGCTTGTCCAAAGGCGCTTTGGACGGGGCGGATCTGATTATTCTCGTCGTGGACACAGAAGCCTACGGTGGGCGTCTGGATGCGATGATTGATGAAGTGTTGGAAAGTGTATCCGGCATCCCCGTGTTGCTGGCTTTGAATAAAATTGATAGAGTTTCCGAAGAAATCGTCCGCGAACGCTGCGCTTTTTATGAGAAAAAAGGGCGGCTGTCTGGCGTGTGTCCAATCTCGGCAGCGGAGGGAACTGGGGTGCCGGAGCTTTTGAATAAAATTTATGAATTTTTGCCGCCGGGACCGCAGTACTACCCGGAGGAGATGATCACGGACCGCCCGGAACGTTTTGTCGTCGCCGAATTTATTCGCGAACAATGCCTGCACGCGCTGCGGGAAGAAATCCCGCACGGCATCTATGTCAGCATTGAGCAGATGAAAAAAAGGCCGGATCGCGATTTTTATGACATCGACGCGACCATCGTCGTAGAAAAAGACTCCCACAAGGGCATGGTCATCGGAAAAGGCGGGGCCATGCTGCGCCATATCGGAACCGAGGCGCGGCGGGCGATTGAACCGATGCTGGGCGCGCGGGTCAATCTGCAGTTATGGGTCAAAGTCGAAAAAAACTGGCGCAAGAAGAAAAAGAAGGTCGATGATTTCGGCTTTGAAGGGTGA
- a CDS encoding diacylglycerol kinase, which produces MNDKRDAEREWEGKREKSWRRRPYFSRPEKKQHKSPTMMASFGHAIDGIIYAVLYERNMRFDVIVGIVVLAVSLFFGLSRLEFAVLAIAISFVLMSELLNTAVEAICDRLVGEAYDEAVKIAKDVSAGATFVAALNAVITGYLLFFEKFRFWTNAVYEHLRIHAAHATVVAVGLVLFVVVLAKALWYRGHGTPLHGGSVSGHTALAFCLATIAAFLVDSTGVAVLAYTLALLVAESRYEARIHTLGEIVLGSLVGMAIAAVIFGIFTRVG; this is translated from the coding sequence ATGAACGATAAGCGCGATGCGGAGCGGGAATGGGAAGGAAAAAGGGAAAAAAGCTGGCGCCGACGTCCTTACTTTTCAAGGCCTGAGAAAAAGCAACACAAGTCGCCGACTATGATGGCCAGTTTCGGACATGCCATTGACGGCATAATATATGCGGTATTGTACGAGCGCAATATGCGTTTTGATGTGATTGTCGGCATTGTGGTGTTGGCAGTTTCTCTTTTTTTCGGCCTTTCGCGGCTGGAGTTTGCCGTTCTTGCCATTGCCATTTCCTTTGTGTTGATGTCGGAACTCTTGAATACGGCGGTCGAAGCGATCTGCGATCGGCTGGTTGGAGAGGCTTATGATGAGGCGGTAAAAATTGCAAAAGACGTTTCCGCCGGGGCGACATTTGTCGCCGCTCTGAATGCCGTCATCACCGGCTACCTGCTCTTTTTTGAAAAATTTCGTTTTTGGACCAATGCTGTGTATGAGCACCTTCGAATCCATGCCGCGCATGCGACCGTGGTGGCGGTGGGCTTGGTGCTTTTTGTCGTGGTACTGGCAAAAGCCCTGTGGTACCGCGGGCACGGGACTCCCTTGCACGGCGGTTCGGTGTCCGGGCATACGGCGCTCGCCTTTTGCCTGGCAACCATTGCAGCTTTTTTGGTCGATTCCACCGGGGTCGCCGTGTTGGCGTATACCTTGGCGCTTTTGGTTGCCGAGTCGCGGTACGAAGCGCGCATCCACACCCTCGGAGAAATCGTGTTGGGGAGCCTCGTCGGCATGGCAATTGCGGCGGTGATTTTCGGCATTTTTACAAGAGTGGGTTGA
- the ybeY gene encoding rRNA maturation RNase YbeY, which translates to MQLWVDNRDERTILTESLERALQRALGMTLEKEGRSDAVEISLSFVNAEEMQRLNRSYRNVDSVTDVLSFPLEEDPMRYPKGALLPLGDIVICMDRVFEQAEAYGHSREREMLYLCVHSLLHLLGYDHETEEEKRVMRRKEEAVMEALGLPQEKS; encoded by the coding sequence ATGCAACTGTGGGTCGACAATCGCGATGAACGTACGATTTTAACGGAATCGCTGGAAAGAGCGCTGCAGCGTGCGTTGGGTATGACATTGGAAAAGGAGGGACGAAGCGATGCGGTGGAAATCTCCCTTTCTTTTGTCAATGCGGAAGAAATGCAGCGGTTGAATCGCAGCTACCGGAATGTCGATTCCGTAACAGATGTGTTGAGTTTTCCGCTCGAAGAAGATCCGATGCGGTATCCGAAAGGTGCGCTTTTGCCTCTTGGGGACATCGTGATTTGCATGGACCGCGTGTTTGAGCAGGCGGAAGCCTATGGTCATTCCCGGGAGCGCGAGATGCTATACCTCTGCGTCCATTCGCTTTTACACCTGCTCGGTTATGATCATGAGACGGAAGAAGAGAAGCGTGTCATGCGCAGGAAAGAAGAGGCGGTAATGGAGGCGTTGGGCCTTCCCCAGGAGAAATCATGA
- a CDS encoding PhoH family protein, with translation MLDVDIGLKGGNLVIEGEADRVEIARELLDSMSEVVQRQGFITLPEVRYLAEMAREGNPLSMKKILDDVIVTSSYGKPIRAKTLGQSRYIEAIRENGFTFGIGPAGTGKTYLAVAMAIRAFKNREVNRIILTRPAVEAGESLGFLPGDLQEKIDPYLRPLYDALFEIFGHDSYEKLKERGQLEVAPLAYMRGRTLDNSFIILDEAQNTTVAQMKMFLTRLGFGSKAVITGDVTQIDLPAGKQSGLKTIQRILRGVDGVAFCHFKKADVVRHPLVQRVIAAFENYEEKSAERKGHATVGRQSR, from the coding sequence ATGCTGGACGTCGATATCGGCTTAAAGGGCGGCAATCTCGTTATCGAAGGCGAAGCGGACCGGGTGGAAATTGCGCGGGAATTGTTGGATTCGATGAGTGAAGTCGTACAGAGGCAAGGCTTCATCACCTTGCCGGAAGTGCGCTATTTGGCGGAGATGGCCCGGGAAGGGAATCCTCTGTCGATGAAAAAGATTTTGGACGATGTCATCGTCACCTCCTCGTATGGAAAGCCAATTCGCGCAAAAACATTGGGGCAAAGCCGCTATATTGAAGCGATCCGTGAAAATGGCTTTACCTTCGGCATCGGACCGGCGGGAACGGGAAAGACGTATCTGGCGGTTGCCATGGCCATCCGCGCCTTTAAGAATCGAGAAGTCAACCGCATTATCCTGACGCGCCCGGCGGTGGAGGCGGGGGAGAGTCTCGGCTTTTTGCCCGGGGATTTGCAAGAAAAAATCGATCCATACCTGCGCCCGCTGTACGACGCGCTTTTTGAAATCTTCGGGCATGACTCGTATGAAAAATTGAAAGAGCGCGGACAGCTGGAAGTCGCTCCTTTGGCGTATATGCGCGGGCGTACGCTCGACAACTCCTTTATTATTTTGGATGAAGCACAGAATACGACGGTGGCGCAGATGAAGATGTTTCTGACGCGATTGGGTTTCGGTTCCAAGGCGGTCATCACCGGCGATGTCACGCAGATCGATTTGCCCGCCGGAAAGCAGTCCGGGTTAAAGACAATCCAACGTATTCTGCGCGGCGTGGACGGTGTGGCGTTCTGCCATTTCAAGAAAGCGGATGTGGTGCGCCACCCCTTGGTACAGCGCGTGATTGCCGCTTTTGAAAACTACGAAGAAAAGAGTGCGGAGAGGAAGGGTCATGCAACTGTGGGTCGACAATCGCGATGA
- a CDS encoding Cna B-type domain-containing protein translates to MKKMRWGYVLSLLLMFSAAAGFLPSRVAAKKLEDPSGIVCEDGILSVENQEALLQKIQEAKDIGVDVTVNESMKAPVYVKDAGAAETAITEHNQSEIARLDNAIALQEQHNADYTAVLKASFQNMLGAEWSFEDLEKFILTDAELQATEAVKVRKMVEKLSGASVITASDQTQLVDAKCHFANPGFLTINDQLYYENVFQDNRSKSWVDLRLTLRGIGLVHSSDPEKIPLHDIRKNEPWYYYSTDDVTFQVDFLNHETKEPISVLPIIALVDIDDGQAVQLNAPQMNGVLFGSKISFKEGSDGVYISKLEEDGSQGGNKAFWTMFSTEETNSFTYTFYAQRGDNNQVIQGIGGDSVNYKKPDTEPETESVEVTLYRQPITHKVRYLYVGDTPESAVLPQDDTAYGWNQELMVTENPSSIRDERGIWTFRGWYEDEELTRPLAAHPVQKDEILYGAWRLNPFISISVKKAWVGKEAGQAEICLLANGEEQATAILTAENQWQHTFTQLPMYADDQQPIAYTVEEVALDGYTTEIVGTMQEGFTITNTEKRPIPEPESEEPKKTEKKSPKTGDVGILMSVALLVTSVGALYAADKKRK, encoded by the coding sequence ATGAAAAAAATGCGGTGGGGATATGTTTTGTCCCTGTTGCTGATGTTCAGCGCGGCGGCAGGATTTTTGCCTTCCAGGGTAGCGGCGAAGAAGTTGGAGGATCCGTCCGGCATTGTCTGTGAGGATGGTATCCTCAGCGTGGAGAATCAGGAAGCACTGTTGCAAAAGATTCAGGAAGCGAAAGACATTGGCGTAGATGTAACAGTAAATGAAAGTATGAAGGCGCCTGTTTACGTCAAAGATGCCGGAGCCGCAGAAACGGCGATTACGGAACATAACCAGTCGGAAATTGCGCGTCTGGACAACGCCATTGCCCTGCAGGAACAGCATAATGCAGATTATACAGCTGTTTTGAAGGCCTCTTTCCAGAATATGCTCGGAGCAGAGTGGAGCTTTGAGGACTTAGAAAAATTTATTTTAACAGACGCGGAGCTGCAGGCGACCGAAGCAGTCAAAGTGCGAAAAATGGTGGAAAAGCTCTCCGGCGCGTCTGTAATTACGGCTAGTGACCAAACCCAGTTGGTCGATGCAAAATGTCACTTTGCAAATCCGGGTTTTTTGACGATCAATGATCAACTGTACTATGAAAATGTCTTTCAGGACAATCGAAGCAAAAGCTGGGTAGATCTGCGTTTGACGTTGCGCGGTATTGGTCTGGTACATAGCAGCGATCCGGAAAAAATTCCGCTGCATGACATTCGAAAAAACGAGCCATGGTATTATTATTCGACCGATGATGTGACATTTCAGGTGGATTTTTTGAACCACGAGACAAAGGAGCCTATTTCTGTGCTTCCGATCATTGCCTTGGTGGACATAGACGACGGACAGGCAGTTCAGCTCAATGCGCCGCAGATGAATGGCGTTTTGTTCGGCTCAAAAATATCCTTTAAAGAAGGCTCTGACGGTGTGTACATCTCAAAACTGGAAGAAGACGGCTCGCAGGGCGGAAATAAAGCTTTTTGGACCATGTTCAGTACAGAAGAAACCAACAGTTTTACGTATACCTTTTATGCGCAGAGGGGAGACAACAATCAAGTGATTCAAGGCATCGGCGGGGACAGTGTCAATTATAAAAAGCCGGACACGGAACCGGAGACCGAATCCGTTGAGGTTACCCTATATCGTCAACCCATTACCCACAAGGTAAGATACCTTTACGTGGGGGATACGCCGGAAAGCGCAGTGCTTCCGCAGGATGATACCGCTTATGGGTGGAATCAGGAGTTGATGGTGACGGAAAATCCGTCAAGTATCCGAGATGAACGCGGGATCTGGACATTCCGGGGATGGTATGAGGATGAAGAACTCACCCGGCCCTTGGCTGCGCATCCGGTACAAAAAGACGAAATTCTCTATGGTGCATGGCGTTTGAATCCCTTTATTTCTATCTCGGTAAAAAAAGCATGGGTGGGCAAGGAAGCCGGCCAGGCGGAAATTTGCTTGCTGGCAAACGGCGAAGAGCAGGCTACGGCGATTTTGACGGCGGAAAATCAATGGCAGCATACCTTCACGCAATTGCCAATGTATGCGGACGATCAACAACCGATTGCGTATACAGTGGAAGAAGTTGCCTTAGATGGTTATACAACGGAGATTGTCGGTACGATGCAGGAAGGTTTTACCATCACCAATACAGAGAAGAGACCAATACCGGAGCCAGAATCGGAAGAACCGAAAAAAACGGAAAAGAAATCGCCGAAAACCGGCGATGTCGGCATACTGATGAGCGTGGCGCTGCTCGTTACTTCCGTAGGCGCCTTGTACGCGGCGGATAAGAAGCGGAAGTGA
- the floA gene encoding flotillin-like protein FloA (flotillin-like protein involved in membrane lipid rafts), with amino-acid sequence MNEGFIGVLITILLVVIVLSIFFSFVPVGLWITALFSGVKVKISDLVGMRLRRVRPARIINPMIKATKAGLDLKLNELEAHYLAGGNINAVVDALIAAQRANIALVFEQAAAIDLAGRDVFEAVQVSVNPKVIETPEITAVAKNGIEVRAKAKVTVRANIERLVGGAGEETIIARVGEGIVTTVGSSNSHSEVLENPDSISQTVLEKGLDSGTAFEILSIDIADVDVGRNVGAKLQTEQAEADKRISQARAEERRAMAVATEQEMIAEIRRQRAKVVESEALVPQALAEALKSGHLGALDYYRLQNTIADTKMRQSISGEGLQDAKKD; translated from the coding sequence ATGAATGAAGGATTTATCGGAGTTTTAATCACGATTCTTCTGGTTGTCATCGTCCTTTCGATTTTCTTTTCCTTTGTTCCGGTTGGGCTGTGGATCACCGCTCTATTCTCCGGTGTAAAAGTGAAAATCAGTGATTTGGTCGGCATGCGCCTGCGCCGCGTCCGTCCGGCGCGTATCATCAATCCGATGATCAAGGCAACAAAGGCGGGGCTGGATTTGAAGCTGAATGAATTGGAAGCGCACTATTTGGCGGGCGGAAATATCAACGCCGTTGTTGATGCTTTGATTGCTGCCCAGCGTGCAAATATCGCACTCGTTTTTGAACAGGCCGCAGCGATCGATTTGGCGGGACGCGATGTGTTTGAGGCAGTTCAAGTTTCGGTAAACCCGAAAGTTATTGAAACCCCTGAAATTACGGCCGTGGCGAAAAACGGTATTGAAGTGCGCGCCAAAGCGAAAGTCACTGTGCGTGCGAATATTGAACGTCTCGTCGGCGGTGCCGGCGAGGAAACCATCATCGCACGCGTCGGCGAAGGCATTGTAACGACTGTCGGTTCCTCAAATTCGCATTCCGAAGTTCTCGAGAATCCGGATTCCATTTCTCAAACCGTCCTGGAAAAAGGCTTGGACTCTGGCACCGCCTTTGAAATTCTTTCGATAGATATTGCCGATGTCGATGTGGGACGCAATGTCGGTGCCAAGCTCCAGACGGAGCAGGCGGAAGCCGATAAGCGTATTTCACAGGCGCGCGCGGAAGAACGCCGTGCCATGGCGGTTGCAACGGAGCAGGAGATGATTGCAGAAATTCGTCGGCAGCGCGCGAAAGTTGTGGAGTCCGAAGCGTTGGTTCCGCAGGCACTGGCGGAAGCACTGAAGAGCGGGCATCTGGGAGCCCTGGATTATTATCGTTTGCAAAACACTATCGCCGATACCAAGATGCGGCAATCCATCTCCGGCGAAGGACTGCAGGATGCCAAGAAGGACTGA
- a CDS encoding NfeD family protein, producing MQAFLSTFNQPWMLGLLLFIGFAAVIVEFFLPTAGIAVVVAVAAFGLYFAAGLQAGYANAVTLLLFLGGVLLLLVEVTTAGFGLSGIVGMLLVFTGLVFSSQSAGIGLITLFGAIAFSVLIGALLVRLGYRSRFMKRSVLDTQLTTARGYTGKTVDATLVGKTGIAKTALRPVGEALIEGQVVEVITQGEFIPKGSTITVFKTENAQLFVRR from the coding sequence ATGCAGGCTTTCCTCAGCACATTCAATCAGCCATGGATGCTTGGGCTGTTGCTTTTCATTGGTTTTGCAGCGGTCATTGTGGAATTCTTTCTGCCAACGGCGGGCATAGCCGTTGTCGTTGCGGTGGCGGCTTTCGGGCTGTATTTTGCCGCCGGTTTGCAGGCAGGGTACGCCAATGCCGTGACACTGCTGCTCTTTTTGGGTGGCGTGTTGTTGCTGTTGGTGGAAGTAACAACCGCGGGGTTCGGCCTGTCCGGCATTGTGGGCATGCTCCTCGTTTTTACAGGGCTTGTTTTTTCTTCGCAATCGGCGGGGATCGGGCTTATTACGCTTTTCGGCGCCATTGCCTTCTCCGTTCTGATCGGCGCACTTTTGGTGCGCCTCGGCTATCGTTCGCGCTTTATGAAGCGCTCCGTGCTGGATACCCAGCTAACGACCGCACGTGGGTACACCGGAAAAACGGTGGATGCGACGCTGGTCGGAAAAACGGGCATTGCCAAAACGGCGTTGCGGCCGGTCGGGGAAGCGCTCATTGAAGGGCAGGTGGTGGAGGTCATCACCCAAGGGGAATTTATTCCCAAAGGGAGTACCATCACCGTATTCAAAACAGAAAATGCACAATTATTTGTCAGGAGGTAG